One segment of Panicum virgatum strain AP13 chromosome 1K, P.virgatum_v5, whole genome shotgun sequence DNA contains the following:
- the LOC120650894 gene encoding probable alpha,alpha-trehalose-phosphate synthase [UDP-forming] 11 — translation MQGSSSSSCVNPSLAVAVAPPARRIVVAHRLPLRASPDPDSPFGFAFSLDPDALSLQLSRGLPAPVTYIGTLPASAESKVVPSDELDGYLLERFSCLPVHLDDDRHAEFYDGFCKRYLWPLLHYVLPFTPTDAVERLRFDAASYRAFVTANRQFADRVVQVVSPDAGDLVIVHDYHLWALPTFLRRKCPRAGVGFFLHSPFPSAEILHSVPVRDELLGGLLNADLVGFHTLDYARQFVSCCSRLLGISSSTSLRGHTGIDYHGRTVLVRIFSVGVDMAQLRAALASPEAAAKAREIAEAYRGRVIMVGVDDVDLFKGVSLKLLALERMLEAHRDMVRQVVLVQINNPARSRGRDADAVRVETRRIEQRINKRFGPAEGSDSDLIVVTIDSPVPMWEKVAYYAAADCCVVSAVRDGLNRIPYFYTVCREEAPGGARRSGAVVLSEFAGCSAALGGAIRVNPWDPEALADAMRAAVTMGAEEKRARHRANYSYLSAHDAAAWARSFDEALRLACRDLPAMRFVGLGLGMTYRAVAVRGPSSQQMLTAERVRPAYRGAARRLILLGCDGAMAPELVDEGESAPRDGALRLLDELCDDPRNVVFLVSGRRKDQLAAWFASCEKLGICAEHGYFTR, via the coding sequence ATGCAAGGAAGCTCAAGCTCCTCGTGCGTCAACCCGTccttggcggtggcggtggcgccgccggcgcgccgcatCGTGGTGGCCCACCGGCTCCCCCTCCGCGCGTCGCCGGACCCGGACTCGCCCTTCGGCTTCGCCTTCTCCCTCGACCCGGACGCGCTCTCGCTCCAGCTCTCGCGCGGCCTCCCCGCGCCCGTCACCTACATCGGCACCCTCCCTGCCTCGGCCGAATCCAAGGTCGTCCCCTCCGACGAGCTCGACGGCTACCTCCTGGAGCGCTTCTCCTGCCTCCCCGTGCACCTCGACGACGACCGCCACGCCGAGTTCTACGACGGCTTCTGCAAGCGCTACCTGTGGCCGCTGCTCCACTACGTGCTCCCGTTCACGCCGACCGACGCCGTCGAGAGGCTGCGCTTCGACGCCGCCTCGTACAGGGCGTTCGTCACGGCGAACAGGCAGTTCGCCGACCGCGTGGTCCAGGTGGTCTCCCCGGACGCCGGCGACCTCGTCATCGTCCACGACTACCACCTCTGGGCGCTCCCCACCTTCCTCCGCCGCAAGTGCCCGCGCGCCGGCGTCGGCTTCTTCCTCCACTCGCCGTTCCCCTCCGCCGAGATCCTCCACTCCGTCCCCGTCCGCGACGAGCTCCTCGGCGGGCTCCTCAACGCCGACCTCGTCGGGTTCCACACCCTGGACTACGCGCGCCAGTTCGTGTCCTGCTGCTCGCGCCTCCTCGGCATCTCGTCCAGCACCTCCCTGCGCGGCCACACGGGCATCGACTACCACGGCCGGACCGTGCTGGTCAGGATCTTCTCCGTCGGCGTCGACATGGCCCAGCTCCGGGCCGCGCTGGCCTCGCCGGAGGCCGCCGCCAAGGCCAGGGAGATCGCCGAGGCGTACCGCGGCCGCGTCATCATGGTCGGCGTCGACGACGTCGACCTCTTCAAGGGCGTGAGCCTCAAGCTCCTCGCCCTGGAGAGGATGCTGGAGGCGCACAGGGACATGGTCCGGCAGGTGGTGCTCGTGCAGATCAACAACCCCGCCCGCAGCCGCGgccgcgacgccgacgccgtccgCGTCGAGACGCGGCGCATCGAGCAGCGCATCAACAAGCGCTTCGGGCCGGCCGAGGGGTCCGACTCCGACCTGATCGTCGTCACCATCGACAGCCCGGTGCCCATGTGGGAGAAGGTGGCCTactacgccgccgccgactgctGCGTCGTCAGCGCGGTGCGCGACGGGCTCAACCGGATCCCCTACTTCTACACGGTGTGCCGGGAGGAggcccccggcggcgcgcggcggagcggcgccgtCGTGCTGTCGGAGTTCGCCGGCTgctcggcggcgctgggcggcgcGATCCGCGTGAACCCGTGGGACCCGGAGGCCCTGGCCGACGCCATGCGCGCCGCGGTCACCATGGGCGCCGAGGAGAAGCGGGCGCGGCACCGGGCCAACTACAGCTACCTGAGCGcgcacgacgccgccgcctgggcgcgGTCGTTCGACGAGGCCCTGCGGCTCGCCTGCAGGGACCTCCCGGCGATGAGGTTCGTCGGCCTCGGGCTCGGGATGACCTACCGCGCCGTGGCGGTGCGGGGGCCGAGCTCCCAGCAGATGCTCACGGCGGAGCGCGTCCGCCCGGCGtaccgcggcgcggcgcgcaggCTGATCCTGCTGGGCTGCGACGGTGCCATGGCGCCCGAGCTGGTGGACGAGGGGGAGAGTGCTCCGAGGGATGGAGCGCTTCGCCTCCTGGATGAGCTGTGCGATGATCCGAGGAACGTCGTCTTCCTCGTCAGCGGCCGCCGCAAGGACCAGCTGGCGGCGTGGTTTGCTTCATGCGAGAAGCTCGGCATCTGCGCGGAGCATGGCTACTTCACAAGGTAA
- the LOC120650900 gene encoding protein MAIN-LIKE 2-like — MADPARRPRDRAPRFQFDMSLLAALLDRWRPETHTFHLPVGEMTTTLQDVAMLLGLPCAGRTVGAEDVGLSWRDDLLAWFAGVQRNELAFPYRPLPANHAHGPTKRWLLQFSADYMRADADDFTVARHFEAYLLWLFGWVMFCSSQGDSCPKQLIPLARSIADAPLHEVPQFSWGSAVLAATYRGSLHGRDEGLSRGAHFCWVSSTVTALVVRALSRR; from the exons ATGGCCGACCCTGCACGTCGACCTAGGGACAGGGCTCCACGGTTTCAGTTCGACATGTCCCTCCTCGCGGCACTTCTCGACCGTTGGCgtccggagacacacacgtttcACCTCCCGGTCGGTGAGATGACCACTACTCTTCAGGACGTGGCGATGCTTCTAGGCTTGCCGTGTGCTGGACGAACCGTGGGTGCAGAGGACGTGGGACTCTCGTGGCGCGACGACCTTTTGGCTTGGTTCGCCGGGGTTCAGCGCAACGAGCTAGCGTTTCCGTACCGGCCCTTGCCTGCGAACCACGCACACGGACCGACAAAGAGGTGGCTCCTACAGTTCAGT GCGGACTACATGAGGGCAGACGCAGACGACTTTACGGTTGCCAGGCACTTCGAGGCCTACTTACTGTGGCTGTTCGGCTGGGTCATGTTCTGCAGCTCTCAGGGTGACTCGTGCCCCAAGCAGCTCATTCCTTTGGCGAGGTCGATAGCTGATGCTCCACTTCACGAGGTCCCACAGTTCAGCTGGGGTTCTGCCGTTTTGGCAGCGACTTACAGGGGGTCTTTGCACGGGCGTGACGAAGGTCTCAGCAGAGGAGCCCATTTTTGTTGGGTGTCCTCTACTGTTACAGCTCTGGTCGTACGAGCGCTTTCCCGTCGGTAG